In one window of Helianthus annuus cultivar XRQ/B chromosome 17, HanXRQr2.0-SUNRISE, whole genome shotgun sequence DNA:
- the LOC110923564 gene encoding 5' exonuclease Apollo, whose product MERGMISVDRWSEGSQVYFLTHLHADHTVGLSPRWNKGPLFCSRISARLFHHKFPGFDTSLIRSLEIGQWHSLSLLSLSTNSQTTVQVMAIEANHCPGAVMFLFRGAFGVTLYTGDFRWEVTSEIAQMGKTMLLNALKNDKIDTLYIDNTYCNPSYSFPSREVAAQQVVNIIDSYPEHDIIIGIDTLGKEDLLLYISKMLKVKIWVWPERLQTMHLLGLHDNFTTKTTLTRVRAVPRYSFSVETLEALNTMRPTIGIMPSGLPWKLKKVGSKDKSCGLSSLNKETDNDLHMNMRNRYTNNIEKHHQYIYTVPYSDHSCFSEIVEFVKFLCPNNIKGIVSSSLSYVDPCYHLHNIYGTSSLCRKHVTKEERAGVEGECKATLACDGSDDVKLKRKRIKQYRLCVHKTRVSLLRRFNRGAKITSEDCSDD is encoded by the exons ATGGAGAGAGGAATGATATCAGTGGACCGGTGGAGTGAAGGCAGTCAGGTCTACTTCTTAACTCATCTTCACGCAGATCACACCGTTGGTTTATCCCCTCGTTGGAATAAAGGCCCACTTTTCTGCTCTCGCATCTCCGCCAGACTTTTTCACCACAAATTCCCCGGTTTCGACACTTCCTTGATTCGATCTCTCGAAATCGGCCAATGGCACTCCTTATCTCTGCTTTCCTTGTCCACTAATTCCCAAACTACTGTTCAAGTTATGGCAATTGAAGCCAATCATTGCCCTG GTGCAGTTATGTTTCTATTTCGTGGTGCGTTTGGCGTAACGCTTTACACCGGGGATTTCCGTTGGGAAGTAACAAGTGAAATCGCACAAATGGGAAAAACCATGCTTCTTAATGCTCTCAAGAATGATAAAATCGACACCCTTTACATTGACAACACTTACTGCAACCCATCCTACTCTTTTCCTTCAAGGGAAGTTGCTGCTCAACAG GTAGTCAATATCATCGATTCCTATCCCGAACATGACATCATCATCGGCATAGACACGTTGGGAAAAGAGGATTTATTACTTTACATCTCAAAAATGCTGAAAGTAAAG ATTTGGGTATGGCCAGAGCGCTTACAAACGATGCATCTTCTCGGGCTACACGACAATTTCACAACCAAAACCACTTTGACAAGAGTGCGCGCTGTTCCTCGTTACAGTTTTTCTGTTGAAACACTAGAAGCATTAAACACTATGCGTCCGACAATTGGGATTATGCCATCTGGACTTCCATGGAAGCTAAAGAAAGTTGGATCCAAGGATAAATCTTGTGGTCTTTCTTCATTGAATAAAGAGACAGACAATGATCTTCATATGAACATGCGAAATAGATACACAAATAACATAGAAAAACATCATCAGTATATCTACACGGTTCCATATTCTGATCACTCCTGTTTTTCAGAGATAGTTGAGTTTGTTAAGTTTCTGTGCCCCAACAACATCAAAGGTATCGTGTCGTCATCATTGTCGTATGTTGATCCATGTTACCATCTTCACAACATTTATGGAACGTCGAGTTTATGTCGAAAGCATGTGACCAAGGAAGAAAGGGCAGGCGTTGAAGGTGAATGTAAGGCTACCCTTGCTTGTGATGGTTCCGATGATGTGAAATTAAAGAGGAAAAGGATTAAACAGTATAGATTGTGTGTTCATAAAACTAGGGTTAGTTTGTTAAGAAGGTTTAACCGTGGTGCGAAGATAACCAGTGAAGATTGTTCTGATGATTAA
- the LOC110920843 gene encoding uncharacterized protein LOC110920843, with translation MFRFSCFHSPTHTQKPKKTVHLPTEAMQKTLEDYARNKPRKNPELPKDVNEGTNANPSPSSMGQDWKSEGLKSMNDTDSERGHEIRGMRKSVSLGSGLAAYQDVTSGEDLSSSHNHSGDEYQKPEASMSPQISSNLVNLASDLSLDHQQSDKEVGDGSETRFSGPLRTPHTIMKSNSLPYLHLALGDAVHQSRSSEDLKALNSRWNDKSVDEDDDEISPEIENDSAGHVNKVDGDCYDGDGDGDDGYDYAGLSKDWIVPADELGKGKSVQQDYSVRQWAELPNEDFKIKRIEKWVMDLKHSSSLEETNMLSDLDRQGKNGKTTILDPSAASKNDVKSTLGMDAAKQYISSLNAAATTAQLANHGLVVIPFLSAFSSLRALNLSGNSIVRITAGALPRGLHILNLSKNSISTIEGLRELTRLRVLDLSYNRILRIGHGLASCSSLKELYLAGNKISEVEGLHRLLKLNVLDLRFNKLSTTKSLGQLAANYNSLQAVSLEGNPAQKNIGDEQLKKFLLSLLPHLAYYNRQSIKSGTMKDSADRAARLGISAHQIDRGVRSDSKKSTHGRKSQGAGGRGRHVRLPPSGVKVTGNRHQFHDVSSKLVSFRPDLGMRRTHSEGLLKAV, from the exons ATGTTTAGATTCTCCTGCTTTCATTCTCCTACTCATACTCAGAAACCCAAG AAAACCGTCCACTTGCCTACCGAAGCAATGCAAAAAACACTCGAAGATTACGCCAGAAACAAGCCTAGGAAAAACCCCGAATTACCCAAAGACGTTAACGAAGGCACCAACGCTAACCCATCTCCATCTTCAATGGGTCAAGATTGGAAATCCGAAGGGCTTAAAAGCATGAACGACACCGATAGTGAACGTGGCCACGAAATCAGGGGAATGAGAAAGAGCGTGTCGTTAGGAAGCGGCCTGGCAGCCTATCAGGACGTGACATCTGGCGAAGATTTGTCGTCTTCTCATAATCATAGTGGAGATGAGTATCAAAAACCCGAGGCTTCTATGTCTCCTCAAATAAGTTCCAATCTGGTTAATCTCGCATCGGATTTGTCGCTTGATCACCAACAGTCGGACAAAGAGGTTGGTGATGGTTCCGAGACTCGGTTTTCTGGTCCGCTTAGAACTCCACACACCATTATGAAGTCAAACTCTTTGCCGTATTTGCATTTGGCGCTCGGTGATGCGGTTCATCAATCTCGATCTTCCGAGGATTTGAAGGCTTTGAACTCGAGATGGAATGATAAATCCGTTGATGAAGACGACGATGAGATTTCTCCGGAAATAGAAAATGATAGTGCGGGTCATGTTAATAAAGTCGACGGTGATTGTTATGACGGTGACGGTGATGGTGACGATGGATATGACTATGCGGGTTTGTCGAAAGACTGGATCGTTCCCGCGGATGAACTGGGCAAGGGTAAAAGCGTCCAACAAGATTACTCGGTTCGTCAATGGGCAGAATTGCCTAACGAGGATTTTAAGATAAAGCGTATCGAGAAATGGGTTATGGATCTCAAGCATTCTTCTTCATTGGAAGAAACCAACATGCTTTCGGACCTCGATCGCCAAGGGAAAAACGGTAAAACCACCATCTTGGATCCATCGGCAGCTTCCAAAAACGATGTGAAGAGTACTCTCGGCATGGATGCTGCTAAACAATACATTTCTTCTTTAAACGCTGCAGCCACAACCGCTCAACTTGCAAACCATGGGCTAGTTGTGATCCCGTTTCTGAGTGCTTTCTCCAGCCTCAGGGCGCTTAATTTGTCGGGAAATTCTATAG TGAGAATAACTGCTGGTGCTCTTCCTCGAGGACTCCATATTTTGAACTTATCGAAGAACAGTATCTCCACCATCGAAGGGCTTCGAGAGCTCACGAGATTGCGTGTGCTTGATCTTAGCTACAACAGGATTCTCCGAATTGGGCATG GTCTGGCGTCGTGTTCTTCATTGAAAGAACTATATCTGGCCGGAAACAAAATAAGCGAGGTGGAGGGTCTTCACCGTCTCCTAAAACTGAACGTATTGGATCTGCGTTTCAACAAGCTGTCCACCACAAAGAGCCTAGGACAACTCGCGGCTAATTACAACTCGTTACAAGCCGTCAGCCTGGAGGGAAACCCCGCGCAAAAGAACATAGGAGACGAACAACTAAAGAAGTTTCTTCTCAGTCTTCTCCCTCATCTTGCTTACTACAACAGGCAATCGATCAAATCTGGTACCATGAAAGACTCAGCTGACCGAGCTGCCCGGCTTGGGATCTCTGCACATCAAATCGACCGTGGGGTAAGGTCAGATTCGAAAAAGTCAACGCATGGTAGGAAAAGTCAAGGGGCGGGTGGTCGTGGACGGCACGTGAGGCTGCCGCCAAGTGGGGTTAAGGTGACGGGTAATAGGCATCAGTTTCATGATGTGAGTAGCAAACTGGTGAGTTTTAGGCCGGATCTTGGCATGCGAAGAACTCACAGTGAAGGATTGCTGAAAGCTGTTTGA